From a region of the Lactuca sativa cultivar Salinas chromosome 4, Lsat_Salinas_v11, whole genome shotgun sequence genome:
- the LOC111886632 gene encoding uncharacterized protein LOC111886632, whose protein sequence is MTDAGGEGGSTPVIVKETGSTSVACPMLNSTNYTVWSLRMKVVLRIHKAWSVIDPGTEENEEKNYLAIGLLYQAIPESLIMQLGDVDSAKALWNSIKVRHVGADRVKEARLQTLNSDFDRLIMAEKESIDSFAGKLSEIASQSASLGETIKESKMVKKLLKSAPRKFLHIVASLEQVLDLKTIGFEDIVGRLKAYEERVKEADESSEGSKALFVDGGNQSWRRKGKVINQGTGTTGNNIHGSSGSGSGSCGSNMSSGSGSKAKQAQRQSNSSRSNSKPNFNFDPNSKPKKDRSKIICYRCDKPGHFASQCSD, encoded by the coding sequence ATGACTGATGCAGGGGGTGAGGGAGGATCAACTCCTGTGATTGTGAAGGAAACTGGGTCAACTTCAGTTGCTTGTCCCATGTTGAATTCCACGAATTACACGGTCTGGTCACTGAGAATGAAGGTAGTCTTAAGAATTCATAAGGCTTGGAGTGTGATTGACCCTGGAACAGAAGAGAATGAAGAAAAAAATTACCTGGCAATTGGATTGTTGTACCAAGCGATACCGGAATCCTTGATTATGCAGTTAGGAGATGTCGATTCAGCAAAAGCCCTCTGGAACTCGATCAAAGTGAGGCACGTTGGAGCCGACCGGGTGAAAGAAGCCAGACTTCAAACCCTAAATTCCGACTTTGACAGATTAATAATGGCAGAGAAAGAATCAATCGACTCCTTCGCCGGGAAATTATCGGAAATCGCCTCTCAATCGGCGTCACTGGGTGAAACCATCAAAGAATCAAAGATGGTGAAGAAGCTACTAAAATCCGCACCGAGGAAGTTTCTTCACATTGTCGCATCACTTGAGCAGGTTCTCGATTTGAAGACAATCGGATTTGAGGACATCGTCGGACGATTGAAAGCATACGAggagagggtgaaggaggcggaTGAGAGCAGTGAAGGATCTAAAGCGCTATTTGTCGACGGTGGGAATCAAAGCTGGAGAAGAAAAGGGAAAGTAATTAATCAAGGAACTGGTACGACTGGGAACAATATACACGGGTCGAGTGGATCTGGATCCGGATCCTGTGGGTCTAATATGTCAAGTGGATCTGGGTCTAAAGCAAAACAGGCCCAAAGACAATCAAATAGTAGTCGATCCAATAGTAAGCCAAATTTCAATTTTGATCCAAATAGTAAACCAAAAAAGGACCGATCCAAAATTATTTGTTACCGGTGCGATAAACCGGGCCACTTCGCGTCTCAATGTTCGGACTGA